One genomic segment of SAR202 cluster bacterium includes these proteins:
- a CDS encoding RHS repeat-associated core domain-containing protein: MSATSTSIDSQVFYTGDRSYKLSSLTGDGEVNRCMYPSHGQSLYRGSIGTFEAFTVKAMVKFEDVVGSESFPAGFSTGVSITVSAYDETIQNWIDISSPGHVGDSDDWIEITTPPIKTHSQFDHGFFIVGLYLYGTGTAWFDQVRFETTVMEAKWEGSLMTQHVDGHNVTTTYRYGSPADTFDPDNPSGNPNNLMSVTDHTGGTVTFKYDNQNRLIERQSAGHQGTSKKMSFAYDAIQKDLMETVDELNNTATYTYDSYGQALTFKDPNANAADGSNPTGMTYEYVYNGYGLVTDAYSPVNASSSELLMQKFYDDNRGLVTSTIDALGQKTCFDYDYLGRLKRTTYLCATASAYKVTNTYDENGNLTHMADFRNGQVATTTYEYDAGGQVTKVTEPYGLYTQYTYDALGNVVTLRNPDGQTIRYYNSPHGVTFYIYDPYANGITTQLYDSGGRLRQVEYPGCGYYTCQDANEVVYAFTDASGVEQGVMTKVENRRSGSVLKGYAYSWDDNWNVSQIVETPTVATTTFSYSDIGALIGATRTGSSPYSQTFTYDPNGNRKTMVKGGVTYTYTYNAANQMLSEVGTTTKTFLYDNNGNMRKEGTNNYFSYNGASRMVTSTIAGSTWDHAYDGFNQRITISDTTTTSQYFSLFGLALERRAGANYAKYVFAPDGRPVSITGPDGTFNYFFDGSGNVIGMIKNDGTADYYAYQPFGEELGTQGTRYNPLRYSAAYQEKVNGKTLYNMGMRWYSPDYGRFSQPDPISHVNSYGYAGNNPILFNDPDGQVFVIAIPAAYGVILVGTVALATLNEYNRVGCFDGAIEALGNISFAKANKAVNEVPVLPAGQKWDSGWVYSNMFKEFNKKCRQNDKKGKEKRYYALDKSHSGEWQIEVYDKNFKAIGSISALGKFFADGAWDDRCKQKGFG, translated from the coding sequence TTGAGCGCAACGTCGACCTCCATAGATTCTCAGGTCTTCTACACGGGAGACAGGTCGTACAAGCTGTCCAGCTTGACCGGGGACGGCGAAGTCAATCGTTGCATGTATCCATCCCATGGGCAATCGCTGTATCGCGGGAGCATAGGTACCTTCGAAGCCTTTACCGTCAAGGCAATGGTGAAATTCGAAGATGTAGTAGGGTCGGAATCGTTCCCGGCCGGATTCAGCACCGGTGTGTCCATCACGGTCTCGGCCTATGACGAGACCATTCAGAATTGGATCGACATCAGCTCTCCTGGTCACGTAGGCGATTCCGATGACTGGATTGAAATAACCACCCCACCAATAAAGACTCATTCTCAATTCGATCATGGGTTCTTCATCGTTGGCCTTTATCTCTATGGAACAGGGACGGCCTGGTTCGACCAAGTTAGGTTTGAAACCACGGTGATGGAGGCGAAATGGGAAGGCAGCTTGATGACGCAGCACGTCGATGGACACAACGTCACAACGACGTACAGATATGGTAGCCCCGCCGACACCTTCGATCCGGACAACCCGAGCGGCAATCCGAACAACCTGATGTCAGTTACGGACCATACCGGCGGAACGGTCACATTCAAATACGATAATCAAAATCGGCTAATTGAGCGTCAGTCCGCCGGCCACCAGGGCACTTCCAAGAAAATGTCGTTCGCGTACGACGCGATCCAGAAGGACCTGATGGAGACGGTGGATGAACTTAACAACACCGCAACCTACACCTACGACTCCTATGGCCAGGCGTTGACCTTCAAAGACCCAAATGCGAACGCAGCTGACGGCTCCAACCCCACAGGAATGACCTACGAATACGTGTATAACGGGTACGGCTTGGTCACAGATGCCTATAGCCCGGTAAATGCCAGTAGCTCGGAACTGCTTATGCAGAAGTTCTATGACGACAATCGCGGTCTGGTGACGTCCACCATTGATGCTTTGGGCCAAAAAACATGCTTTGACTATGATTATCTGGGTCGCCTCAAGAGGACAACCTATCTGTGCGCGACGGCCAGTGCTTATAAGGTGACAAATACATACGACGAGAACGGCAACCTTACACACATGGCCGACTTCCGCAACGGCCAAGTTGCGACCACTACGTATGAATACGACGCTGGCGGCCAAGTGACCAAGGTGACAGAGCCCTATGGTCTGTACACCCAATACACGTATGATGCTTTGGGCAACGTGGTAACACTTCGCAACCCGGATGGCCAGACGATACGCTATTACAACTCTCCGCACGGCGTTACATTCTATATATACGACCCGTACGCGAATGGCATCACCACGCAGCTTTACGACAGCGGAGGCAGGCTCCGCCAGGTCGAGTATCCAGGTTGCGGTTACTACACCTGCCAGGACGCCAATGAGGTTGTATATGCATTCACTGATGCCTCCGGCGTGGAACAAGGCGTCATGACGAAGGTTGAGAATCGGCGGAGCGGCTCGGTCCTCAAGGGGTACGCTTACTCTTGGGACGACAATTGGAACGTTTCGCAGATCGTTGAGACCCCAACGGTTGCCACCACGACATTCTCGTACTCGGATATCGGTGCCTTGATTGGTGCCACGCGCACTGGCAGCAGTCCGTACTCGCAGACTTTCACCTACGACCCGAACGGCAACCGGAAGACGATGGTCAAAGGCGGCGTGACCTACACGTACACATACAACGCCGCCAACCAGATGCTTTCCGAGGTGGGGACAACTACAAAGACGTTCCTCTACGACAACAACGGCAATATGAGGAAGGAGGGGACCAACAACTACTTCAGCTACAATGGCGCGAGCAGGATGGTGACGTCTACCATAGCGGGGTCAACGTGGGACCATGCTTACGACGGATTCAATCAGAGGATCACCATCTCCGACACTACGACCACCAGCCAGTACTTCTCGCTATTCGGATTGGCGCTAGAGCGGCGAGCCGGTGCTAATTATGCCAAGTACGTCTTCGCCCCTGACGGCCGCCCCGTATCAATAACTGGGCCGGATGGGACATTCAACTACTTCTTCGATGGCTCCGGCAACGTTATCGGCATGATAAAGAACGACGGCACGGCGGACTACTACGCTTACCAGCCTTTCGGAGAAGAGTTGGGAACTCAGGGCACTCGGTACAACCCACTGAGGTATTCAGCAGCGTACCAGGAGAAGGTGAACGGCAAAACACTCTACAACATGGGAATGCGGTGGTACAGCCCAGACTACGGTCGATTCTCGCAGCCAGACCCTATCTCCCATGTGAATAGCTACGGGTACGCGGGGAACAATCCAATATTGTTCAATGACCCGGACGGGCAGGTGTTTGTAATCGCGATCCCAGCAGCCTATGGCGTCATACTTGTTGGCACTGTGGCCTTAGCTACCCTCAATGAATATAATCGTGTAGGATGCTTTGACGGCGCCATAGAAGCGCTTGGAAACATCTCATTCGCCAAAGCAAACAAAGCCGTCAACGAAGTGCCAGTGTTACCAGCGGGTCAAAAATGGGACTCTGGCTGGGTCTACAGCAACATGTTTAAGGAGTTCAATAAGAAATGTAGGCAGAACGACAAGAAGGGTAAAGAGAAGCGGTATTACGCGCTTGATAAGTCTCATTCCGGAGAATGGCAAATCGAGGTCTATGACAAGAATTTCAAGGCCATTGGGTCAATCAGTGCCCTTGGTAAGTTTTTTGCGGATGGCGCCTGGGATGACAGATGCAAGCAGAAAGGCTTTGGGTAG